The Pirellulales bacterium genomic sequence CGATTTTCTTGCGACGCCGCGAGACCAGCAGGGCGGCGGCGCCCATTCCGAGGAGCAGCCAACTGGTGGGTTCGGGCACGGCGCCGGAATCGCTGCCGTGGCCGGCCAGCAGGAAGTTGATCAGCGCTTGCTCGTCGATGTTGTTGTCTTTGCCGTCCGCGTTCACGTCCAGGATGGTTTGGATTTGC encodes the following:
- a CDS encoding PEP-CTERM sorting domain-containing protein, which translates into the protein QIQTILDVNADGKDNNIDEQALINFLLAGHGSDSGAVPEPTSWLLLGMGAAALLVSRRRKKIASPKGVA